The Arachis ipaensis cultivar K30076 chromosome B07, Araip1.1, whole genome shotgun sequence genome includes a window with the following:
- the LOC110264346 gene encoding uncharacterized protein LOC110264346 yields MILGHFYEAFLLLLMFWVVFMSIFYFSQFVWVAYAVDRVNPNIIPPEIYMQSVVWSATVSLVSFECIEWHATDRYRRQFGFVQGVPQQEQNLDKAHGEVLTGPKNLNWATTPSHSSWVMHWTNRYHYVLSELPMPSQHPLETYMYWYRSKYGDHLNLSNLVGQESDDDNQDMDEGNQDMDDGGEGMDEDSQDADNDNEELEPQPVPPPTSNPLPQEQPQFSSQYVLQTQFSPSVPMPQQYWGMSQFEPGEGGSFSQLLEFMAADARQPQYANQPDFLAGRYSLDARLPCHTSSVTSGGFVSVDSSRSVGGRGVFNSQNPNRVDMGPLQEDDNPLEQETNAYLVDDPDDEDDDDEDEIEEFDEDEESRNDGRAQTPDDKGKGYNLRIDPPRRSANRYTSSVFKKAAKKCKNFVNDVKWAMRK; encoded by the exons atgattttgggGCATTTTTATGAGGCATTTTTATTGTTATTGATGTTCTGGGTTGTATTCATGAGTATCTTTTATTTTTCCCAGTTTGTGTGGGTTGCATATGCTGTGGATCGCGTGAATCCGAACATAATTCCTCCTGAGATCTATATGCAATCGGTTGTGTGGTCCGCTACTGTTTCGTTGGTGTCATTTGAATGTATCGAGTGGCATGCTACCGATAGGTACAGGCGACAGTTCGGTTTCGTTCAGGGAGTACCTCAGCAGGAGCAGAATCTTGACAAGGCGCATGGAGAAGTACTGACTGGTCCTAAGAATCTTAACTGGGCCACAACACCGAGTCATTCAAGTTGGGTTATGCATTGGACAAACAGGTATCACTACGTTCTTTCTGAGCTTCccatgccttcacagcatccattGGAAACTTATATGTACTGGTACCGGTCAAAATATGGTGACCACTTGAACTTGTCGAATCTTGTGGGTCAAGAAAGTGATGACGATAATCAGGATATGGATGAGGGTAATCAGGATATGGATGATGGTGGTGAGGGTATGGATGAGGATAGTCAGGATGCGGATAATGACAATGAGGAACTGGAGCCCCAGCCGGTGCCACCTCCTACTTCGAATCCACTTCCACAAGAACAACCTCAGTTCTCAAGCCAGTATGTACTTCAGACACAGTTCTCCCCGTCCGTTCCAATGCCGCAACAATATTGGGGTATGTCACAGTTTGAACCAGGAGAAGGAGGTTCTTTTAGTCAGTTGCTTGAGTTCATGGCTGCAGATGCAAGACAACCACAATATGCCAATCAGCCTGATTTCTTGGCAGGTAGGTATTCATTGGATGCGAGGCTCCCGTGCCATACCTCATCTGTCACTTCCGGAGGGTTCGTATCTGTCGATTCTAGTAGAAGTGTAGGTGGACGCGGAGTTTTTAATAGTCAAAATCCTAACCGTGTTGACATGGGACCACTTCAAGAAGATGATAACCCACTCGAGCAAGAGACTAATGCATATCTAGTAGATGACCcggatgacgaggatgatgatgatgaggatgaaatAGAGGAGTTCGATGAGGATGAGGAATCCCGCAATGATG GCCGGGCACAAACTCCGGATGACAAAGGCAAAGGTTACAATCTGAGGATTGATCCACCACGTCGTAGCGCTAATCGCTACACGTCTTCTGTGTTCAAAAAGGCCGCAAAAAAATGCAAGAATTTTGTGAATGATGTAAAGTGGGCAATGAGAAAGTAG